A stretch of Rhizobium sp. TH2 DNA encodes these proteins:
- a CDS encoding DUF917 domain-containing protein: protein MPRDFKILEEADLQPLALGAALLGTGGGGNPYIGMLRTRELLRKGAKIEIMPLEALPDDAWVGECGGIGAPVVGVEKVEEGGECHRAMMAVEEAAGVKMSAVISAEIGGANSMEPIIVAGLAGLPVVDGDGMGRAFPEVQMTTFFIYGAKPSPAAIADDKGNVVVFRDMVDMFWLERFARDVSVGMGAGAGFAVAPMRGDFIRKTAVPGTVTQAISIGNTVLSARAKHQNVVERIVEETGAKLFFTGKITDIERNLVGGFSRGTAKISGVGDWAGSEAEIAIQNENLVLWVDGEAVIMVPDLIMNLELETGEPITTEMLRYGQRVAVIGLPVHDLMKTPRALEIVGPAAFGYPDLTFKPL, encoded by the coding sequence ATGCCGCGTGATTTCAAGATACTCGAAGAAGCCGATCTTCAGCCGCTGGCGCTCGGCGCGGCGCTGCTGGGAACCGGCGGCGGCGGCAATCCCTATATCGGCATGCTGCGTACGCGCGAACTTCTGCGCAAGGGCGCGAAGATCGAAATCATGCCACTCGAAGCGCTGCCGGATGATGCCTGGGTCGGCGAATGCGGCGGTATCGGCGCGCCTGTCGTCGGGGTCGAGAAGGTCGAGGAAGGTGGCGAATGCCACCGCGCCATGATGGCGGTCGAGGAGGCCGCGGGCGTCAAGATGTCGGCGGTCATATCGGCCGAGATCGGTGGCGCCAATTCCATGGAGCCGATCATCGTGGCGGGTCTCGCCGGCCTTCCGGTGGTCGATGGCGACGGCATGGGGAGGGCGTTTCCCGAGGTGCAGATGACGACGTTCTTCATCTATGGCGCCAAGCCGTCACCCGCTGCGATCGCCGACGACAAGGGCAATGTCGTGGTGTTCCGCGACATGGTCGATATGTTCTGGCTGGAGCGTTTCGCGCGCGACGTCTCCGTCGGCATGGGTGCGGGCGCGGGCTTTGCCGTGGCCCCGATGCGGGGTGATTTCATCCGCAAGACGGCAGTGCCCGGCACGGTCACGCAGGCGATCAGCATCGGTAATACGGTGCTTAGTGCGCGTGCAAAACATCAGAATGTCGTCGAGCGGATTGTCGAGGAGACGGGTGCCAAGCTGTTCTTCACCGGCAAGATCACCGATATCGAGCGCAACCTGGTCGGCGGCTTTTCGCGTGGCACGGCGAAGATATCGGGCGTCGGTGACTGGGCCGGATCGGAGGCCGAGATCGCCATCCAGAACGAGAACCTCGTGCTCTGGGTCGATGGCGAGGCAGTGATCATGGTGCCCGATCTGATCATGAATCTCGAACTCGAGACCGGCGAGCCGATCACCACCGAGATGTTGCGCTATGGCCAGCGGGTCGCGGTCATCGGGCTGCCCGTGCACGACCTGATGAAAACGCCGCGCGCGCTCGAAATCGTCGGCCCGGCCGCCTTCGGCTATCCCGACCTCACCTTCAAACCGCTCTGA
- a CDS encoding hydantoinase/oxoprolinase family protein translates to MIRIGIDVGGTNTDAVVMNGNDVIAGVKSATTPDVMTGVVNALKDVLAESKMDASAIDVVMIGTTHFTNAVVQRRDLAQTAAVRLGLPATASLPPMVDWPEDLKKAIGNHTWLAHGGNEFDGRVISPLNEEELLGIAGEIQSRGINTIAITSVFSPVSNEFEKRAGEIFAKAIPGAHITLSSEIGRIGLLERENAAIMNACLRDLSAHVIEAFRNAIAETGIRGRFFLTQNDGTLMDAAFAEQFPVLTFASGPTNSMRGAAFLSGVHDAIVVDIGGTTSDVGSLQKGFPRQATVAVEVGGVRTNFRMPDVFSIGLGGGSLVIDGPDGIKVGPTSVGYRIKSEALIFGGSTLTTTDVTVAAGNADLGDKGKVGHLDKDLLDRTQAKILAMLEDCVERSRLSPDPLPVIVVGGGSILVNGPIGGLQVIKPNHFGVANAVGAAIAQVSGEIDRVYALAEIGREQALNDAKARAIDAAVAAGALRESIEIVDVEDVPLAYLPGNATRVRVKAVGELHVAGAKNAA, encoded by the coding sequence ATGATTAGAATTGGGATCGACGTCGGCGGCACCAATACCGACGCCGTCGTGATGAACGGTAACGACGTGATTGCCGGCGTGAAATCCGCCACCACGCCGGATGTGATGACCGGTGTGGTCAACGCGCTCAAGGACGTGCTCGCGGAATCGAAGATGGATGCGAGCGCGATCGACGTGGTGATGATCGGCACGACGCATTTCACCAATGCGGTGGTGCAGCGGCGCGATCTTGCGCAGACAGCCGCCGTACGACTCGGCCTGCCGGCTACGGCCTCGCTGCCGCCGATGGTCGATTGGCCAGAGGATTTGAAAAAGGCGATCGGCAATCACACTTGGCTGGCCCATGGCGGTAATGAATTTGACGGCCGCGTGATCTCGCCGCTCAACGAAGAAGAACTGCTCGGTATCGCCGGGGAAATCCAGTCCAGGGGTATTAACACGATCGCCATCACGTCGGTGTTCTCACCGGTCTCGAACGAATTCGAGAAGCGGGCGGGCGAGATCTTCGCCAAGGCGATACCCGGCGCGCATATCACCCTTTCGAGCGAGATCGGCCGCATCGGCCTGCTCGAACGCGAGAATGCCGCGATCATGAATGCGTGCCTGCGCGATCTCTCGGCGCATGTCATCGAGGCCTTCCGCAACGCCATTGCCGAGACCGGCATCAGGGGGCGGTTCTTCCTGACCCAGAACGACGGTACGCTCATGGATGCGGCGTTCGCCGAACAATTCCCGGTGCTGACCTTCGCTTCCGGACCGACCAATTCCATGCGCGGCGCAGCGTTCCTGTCCGGCGTGCATGATGCGATCGTCGTCGATATCGGCGGCACGACATCGGACGTCGGCTCGCTGCAGAAGGGCTTTCCGCGCCAGGCGACGGTTGCGGTCGAAGTCGGCGGCGTGCGCACCAATTTCCGCATGCCTGATGTCTTCTCCATCGGTCTCGGTGGTGGGTCGTTGGTCATAGATGGCCCTGATGGCATCAAGGTCGGCCCGACATCGGTCGGTTACCGGATCAAGAGCGAAGCACTGATCTTCGGCGGCTCGACGCTGACGACGACCGACGTCACGGTCGCCGCCGGCAATGCTGATCTCGGCGACAAGGGCAAGGTCGGCCATCTCGACAAGGATCTGCTCGATCGCACGCAGGCCAAGATCCTCGCCATGCTGGAGGATTGCGTCGAGCGCTCGCGGCTGTCGCCCGATCCGCTGCCCGTGATCGTCGTCGGTGGCGGCTCGATCCTCGTCAACGGCCCCATCGGCGGATTGCAGGTGATCAAGCCCAACCATTTCGGCGTTGCCAATGCCGTGGGCGCAGCTATCGCCCAGGTGTCGGGCGAGATCGACCGTGTCTATGCGCTGGCCGAGATCGGCCGCGAACAGGCGCTCAATGATGCCAAGGCGCGCGCGATCGATGCCGCCGTGGCTGCCGGAGCGCTACGTGAGAGCATCGAGATCGTCGATGTCGAGGATGTGCCGCTCGCCTACCTGCCGGGTAATGCGACGCGCGTTCGGGTCAAGGCCGTGGGTGAGCTTCATGTCGCGGGAGCCAAAAATGCCGCGTGA
- a CDS encoding ABC transporter ATP-binding protein has translation MSAPMLEIRSLSKFFPIRNAFGRHTGDVRAVDDVSFSIERGAVYGLAGESGSGKSTIARMIMGLETPTSGEILIDGESIASSFGSRAHGKKVQMVFQNPGSSLNPRRTVGQSVAVPLDAHGHPAKDRARRISELLEMVQLPANFAERFPHELSGGQKQRVAIARALAVAPKLVVLDEPTSALDVSVQARVIDLLVDLGRRLDLTFLFISHDLSLMRNFAGRVGILYRGKIVETGPTADVFVNPQHDYTRLLLASVPVISAEEEAMRPKIPLIDGEIPTAEKLIEIRALNTKNSFNEEQPG, from the coding sequence ATGAGCGCACCAATGCTGGAAATCCGTAGCCTCAGCAAGTTCTTCCCCATTCGCAACGCGTTCGGCCGCCACACGGGCGATGTCCGCGCCGTCGATGATGTCAGCTTCTCGATCGAGCGTGGCGCGGTCTATGGCCTGGCCGGTGAGAGCGGCTCGGGTAAATCGACCATCGCCCGGATGATCATGGGGCTGGAGACGCCAACATCTGGCGAAATCCTGATCGACGGAGAGAGCATCGCCAGCAGCTTCGGCAGCCGCGCCCATGGCAAAAAGGTGCAGATGGTGTTCCAGAATCCCGGCTCGTCGCTCAATCCGCGCCGCACCGTGGGGCAGTCCGTTGCGGTGCCGCTCGATGCCCATGGCCACCCCGCCAAGGATCGCGCGCGGCGAATCTCCGAACTGCTCGAAATGGTGCAACTGCCGGCGAATTTCGCAGAGAGGTTCCCACATGAGCTCTCAGGCGGACAGAAGCAGCGCGTGGCCATCGCCCGCGCACTCGCCGTGGCGCCGAAGCTGGTGGTGCTCGATGAGCCGACCTCGGCGCTTGACGTATCGGTGCAGGCGCGGGTGATCGACCTGCTGGTCGATCTCGGCCGGAGACTCGACCTGACCTTCCTGTTCATTTCCCACGACCTCAGCCTGATGCGGAATTTCGCCGGCCGGGTCGGAATCCTCTATCGCGGCAAGATCGTCGAGACCGGCCCGACAGCTGATGTCTTCGTCAACCCGCAGCACGATTACACGCGTCTGCTCCTCGCTTCGGTGCCGGTGATCTCGGCCGAGGAGGAAGCGATGCGCCCCAAGATTCCGCTGATCGATGGTGAGATTCCAACGGCCGAGAAGCTCATCGAAATCAGGGCGTTGAATACCAAGAATAGTTTCAATGAGGAACAACCAGGATGA
- a CDS encoding ABC transporter ATP-binding protein: MSEALLSVRDLSVEFSTYGRTSKVLHTVSLDVPAHSQVALVGESGSGKTVTMKAIMGLLREPPARITSGRILYDGADLLTMPSAERLKLRGTAMSMVFQDPMSSLNPVFTIGDQMGTILKYADKRLGRGRGRRERMARVHEVLEQVRMRDPERVTQSYPIQLSGGMRQRILIAMALLSEPKLLIADEPGTALDVTTQAQILKLLKDLVEARGLALLMITHNLGVVRETSHHVYVMNKGVVVEEGPTSQIFEAPKDQYTRDLIAAVPRLTGGMQFGRAEVGS, translated from the coding sequence ATGAGCGAGGCACTGCTTTCCGTTCGCGATCTCTCCGTCGAATTCTCGACCTATGGCCGCACCAGCAAGGTGCTGCACACTGTGTCGCTCGACGTGCCCGCCCATTCGCAGGTGGCGCTGGTCGGCGAGAGCGGTTCGGGCAAGACGGTCACCATGAAGGCGATCATGGGCCTGCTGCGCGAGCCGCCGGCGCGGATCACCTCGGGCCGCATCCTCTACGATGGCGCGGACCTGCTGACCATGCCGAGTGCCGAGCGGCTGAAGCTGCGTGGCACGGCGATGTCGATGGTGTTCCAGGATCCGATGAGTTCGCTCAATCCGGTCTTCACCATCGGCGACCAGATGGGCACGATCCTGAAATATGCCGACAAGCGGCTTGGCCGTGGGCGCGGCCGGCGCGAGCGCATGGCTCGCGTCCATGAGGTGCTCGAACAGGTCCGCATGCGCGACCCCGAGCGGGTGACGCAATCCTATCCGATCCAGCTTTCGGGAGGCATGCGCCAGCGCATCCTGATCGCCATGGCGTTGCTGAGCGAGCCGAAGCTCCTGATCGCCGACGAGCCGGGCACGGCGCTCGATGTAACGACACAGGCGCAGATCCTGAAGCTGCTCAAGGATCTTGTCGAGGCGCGGGGCTTGGCGTTGCTGATGATCACCCATAATCTCGGTGTCGTGCGCGAAACCTCGCACCATGTCTATGTGATGAATAAGGGCGTGGTCGTGGAGGAAGGGCCGACGAGCCAGATCTTCGAAGCACCGAAGGACCAATATACACGCGACCTCATAGCGGCGGTGCCACGCCTGACGGGCGGCATGCAGTTCGGCCGGGCGGAGGTGGGCTCATGA
- a CDS encoding ABC transporter permease yields the protein MAEFETVSTEPMRLSNTYQNWYRFSRNPTAVIGAAIVIISILAAILAPYITPYPEHVGAVVNFRARHLPPSGEYWFGTDNVGRDIFTRVIFGARISLLLALVVLGTAIPVGTVLGLLAGYFGGWTETIIMRLTDIALAIPPLVMALAVAAVLSPDLINSMLAIAALWWTWHTRLIYSITRQLRGQEFVEAAETLGASKFHILFREILPNCVSAIAVKTSLDCGFVILVGASLSFLGLGIQPPTPDLGTMVSQGSAFLPDYWWESILPGFAILFIALGFNLLGDGLRDLFDVQEVR from the coding sequence ATGGCCGAATTCGAGACCGTTTCCACCGAGCCCATGCGGCTCTCCAACACCTACCAGAACTGGTACCGGTTCTCGCGCAATCCCACCGCCGTGATCGGCGCGGCCATCGTCATCATCTCGATCCTCGCTGCGATCCTGGCGCCTTATATCACGCCCTATCCGGAGCATGTCGGCGCGGTGGTCAATTTCCGGGCGCGCCATCTGCCGCCATCGGGGGAATACTGGTTCGGCACCGACAATGTTGGCCGCGATATCTTCACCCGCGTGATTTTTGGCGCACGCATTTCGCTGCTGCTGGCGTTGGTCGTGCTGGGAACCGCGATACCTGTTGGAACGGTGCTCGGCCTGCTCGCCGGCTATTTCGGTGGCTGGACTGAAACGATCATCATGCGCCTCACCGACATCGCGCTCGCCATTCCGCCGCTGGTCATGGCGCTGGCGGTGGCTGCCGTGCTATCGCCCGATTTGATCAACTCTATGCTGGCGATCGCCGCGCTCTGGTGGACCTGGCATACGCGGCTGATCTACTCGATTACTCGGCAACTGCGAGGCCAGGAATTCGTCGAGGCGGCGGAAACGCTGGGCGCGTCGAAATTCCACATCCTCTTTCGCGAGATCCTGCCCAATTGCGTCTCGGCGATCGCGGTCAAGACGTCGCTCGATTGCGGTTTCGTCATCCTGGTCGGTGCCTCGCTCTCCTTCCTCGGACTCGGCATCCAGCCGCCGACGCCTGATCTCGGCACGATGGTGTCGCAGGGCTCGGCCTTCCTGCCGGATTATTGGTGGGAATCGATCCTGCCGGGTTTCGCCATCCTGTTCATCGCGCTCGGCTTCAATCTGCTGGGCGATGGCTTGCGCGACCTCTTCGATGTGCAGGAGGTCCGATGA
- a CDS encoding ABC transporter permease: MEFLLFLARRVLWSILVLVGLSIVIFAIARGMPGDPARLALGPRATQEQVADLNSKLGLDRPLYEQYGRFVTGLVQGDLGKSLLTERPVNDDIRDTFAATFELVLATITIAFVIGVPLGVAAARWKDKWPDNAVRLVAIISAVTPSFFLALLLQILAGYVLHILPTTGRLPPNMAFSPDITGLMTVDSILHWRWDVFGESLRYLLLPSIALAAATMGQIARITRASMIDVSSQDYIEAARAFGVPERLRVFKYMLRPAFVPPLTISGLEFASLIGNAFVVELVFAWPGMAAYGVRTILQKDLNAVMGVVIVSGVFFVVVNLLIDLLVGFVDPRVRIRGRR; the protein is encoded by the coding sequence TTGGAATTTCTCCTCTTCCTTGCCCGGCGCGTGTTGTGGTCGATCCTGGTCCTTGTCGGCCTGTCGATCGTGATCTTCGCGATTGCGCGCGGCATGCCCGGCGATCCGGCACGACTGGCGCTGGGACCGCGTGCTACACAGGAACAGGTGGCTGATCTCAACAGCAAGCTCGGCCTCGACCGTCCGCTTTACGAGCAGTATGGCAGGTTCGTCACAGGGCTGGTCCAAGGTGATCTTGGCAAGTCGCTGCTGACCGAACGGCCCGTCAACGACGATATCAGGGACACATTCGCCGCGACCTTCGAACTGGTGTTGGCGACGATCACCATCGCCTTCGTCATCGGCGTACCACTCGGCGTCGCCGCCGCGCGCTGGAAGGATAAATGGCCCGACAATGCCGTGCGGCTGGTCGCCATCATATCCGCCGTAACGCCGAGCTTCTTTCTTGCGCTGCTGCTGCAGATTCTTGCAGGTTATGTGCTGCATATACTGCCGACGACAGGACGACTGCCGCCCAACATGGCCTTCTCGCCCGATATCACCGGGCTGATGACGGTGGATTCGATCCTTCACTGGCGTTGGGATGTGTTTGGCGAGTCGTTGCGTTATCTCCTTTTGCCGTCGATCGCACTGGCGGCCGCGACCATGGGCCAGATAGCCCGTATCACCCGCGCCTCGATGATCGATGTTTCGAGCCAGGATTATATCGAGGCGGCGCGCGCCTTCGGCGTGCCTGAACGGCTAAGGGTATTCAAATACATGCTGCGGCCTGCCTTCGTGCCGCCGCTGACAATCTCGGGCCTGGAATTCGCGTCCCTGATCGGTAATGCTTTCGTGGTCGAACTGGTCTTCGCCTGGCCCGGTATGGCTGCTTATGGCGTGCGCACCATTTTGCAGAAAGACCTCAATGCGGTGATGGGCGTCGTCATCGTCTCGGGTGTCTTCTTCGTGGTCGTCAACCTCCTCATCGACCTGCTCGTCGGCTTCGTCGATCCGCGTGTCCGCATTCGGGGGCGTCGCTGA
- a CDS encoding ABC transporter substrate-binding protein has product MSKLRIFASTAVAALIAGGAGLTSAKAETVVTMNTVQIFGTIDPAKISDYTDYMAAVNLYDGLISVDSKGSLIPELAESWTVSDDAREVTFKIRADAKFSDGTPVTAADVVYSVDRLLRINQGPATLFLDILKPGSVTAVDDKTVKFTLSKTFSPFLTAVPAIFIVNSKVAKANEGTDDGQAYFATNVAGAGAYTLKEWDRGAKMTVVRDTDYYKGFGKGPIDEVRWIITNDEATVRSLAASGELTMSSQYQSPETYKALEAMGRFNVVTEPTTTAFYLKLNSKVAPTDDVHIRRAIALATDYKTIKEVIFPGGDMNGPLPPAFAEFYDSSIAAPTYDLEAAKAEVAKSKYAGQPIDITLGYVAGTKFEEEISLLMQANLEQIGFKVTQQADPWNRITEIAGKVETTPAVNQIFFGPTYPSPDSMFYSQYHSKSAGTWMSMEWVNDPAIDKLIDDARATGDVAKQAEYYKELQKKLVEMQSDVFLLTQNVQHAMDKCLTGFNAVPMQSFDYDFTRYSWTCP; this is encoded by the coding sequence ATGAGCAAGCTCAGGATTTTCGCATCCACCGCGGTCGCGGCTCTTATTGCCGGCGGTGCCGGCCTTACCTCGGCCAAGGCCGAGACCGTCGTCACGATGAACACCGTGCAGATCTTCGGCACGATCGATCCGGCCAAGATTTCCGACTACACCGACTACATGGCCGCCGTGAACCTCTACGACGGCCTGATCAGCGTCGATTCCAAGGGCAGCCTGATACCCGAACTGGCGGAAAGCTGGACCGTATCGGACGATGCCAGGGAAGTGACCTTCAAGATCCGCGCCGACGCGAAGTTCTCCGATGGCACGCCGGTGACCGCTGCCGACGTCGTCTATTCCGTCGATCGCCTGCTTAGGATCAACCAGGGTCCGGCGACCTTGTTCCTGGATATCCTCAAGCCGGGTTCGGTGACGGCGGTCGACGACAAGACGGTCAAATTCACGCTTTCCAAGACCTTCTCGCCGTTCCTGACTGCGGTTCCGGCAATCTTCATCGTCAATTCCAAGGTCGCCAAGGCCAATGAAGGCACCGATGATGGCCAGGCCTATTTTGCGACCAATGTCGCCGGCGCCGGCGCCTACACGCTCAAGGAATGGGATCGCGGCGCCAAGATGACTGTTGTCCGCGACACGGACTACTACAAGGGTTTCGGCAAAGGCCCGATCGACGAAGTGCGCTGGATCATCACCAATGACGAGGCAACGGTTCGTTCGCTTGCCGCCTCCGGCGAGTTGACGATGTCCAGCCAGTATCAGTCGCCCGAGACCTACAAGGCATTGGAAGCGATGGGGCGTTTTAACGTCGTGACCGAGCCGACGACGACAGCCTTTTATCTCAAGCTCAATTCGAAGGTCGCGCCGACCGACGACGTGCATATCCGCCGCGCCATCGCACTCGCCACAGACTACAAGACCATCAAGGAGGTTATCTTCCCAGGTGGTGACATGAACGGGCCTCTGCCGCCGGCCTTTGCAGAGTTCTACGACTCCAGCATCGCCGCGCCGACATACGACCTCGAGGCAGCAAAGGCCGAAGTCGCGAAATCCAAATATGCCGGCCAGCCGATCGATATCACGCTCGGCTATGTCGCAGGCACCAAGTTCGAGGAAGAAATCAGCCTGTTGATGCAGGCCAATCTCGAACAGATCGGCTTCAAGGTCACCCAGCAGGCTGACCCGTGGAACAGGATCACTGAAATTGCCGGCAAGGTCGAGACGACGCCTGCGGTCAACCAGATCTTCTTCGGCCCGACCTATCCGTCGCCGGATTCGATGTTCTACAGCCAATACCACTCGAAGTCGGCTGGGACATGGATGTCGATGGAATGGGTCAACGATCCCGCGATCGACAAGCTGATCGACGACGCCCGCGCCACCGGCGATGTCGCCAAGCAGGCGGAATACTACAAGGAACTGCAGAAGAAGCTCGTCGAGATGCAGTCCGACGTCTTCCTGCTGACCCAGAACGTGCAGCATGCGATGGACAAATGCCTGACCGGCTTCAACGCCGTGCCGATGCAGTCCTTCGACTATGACTTCACGCGCTATAGCTGGACCTGCCCGTAA